One part of the Micrococcus sp. 2A genome encodes these proteins:
- a CDS encoding glycosyltransferase 87 family protein encodes MSDRDRPASGPASCRVAVLLGATALAAVLGLLSKQWCRVHGWAAPGVHVHLCYSDFAQLFPTRGLADGHFPFSASLPTEQWMEYPALLAVVAGVTSWLVPAGGSLHERTVAYFDVNAAGVVLCWMVTVVATASTARGRSRDALLVALAPGVVLTSMLNWDLWAVMLAALALWAWSADRPTLSGALLGLGAAAKLYPLFFFGALLVLALRTGRWAGFGRALAAGTAAWLAVNLPFMLTAFDQWARFYAFSGERAVSFSSVWLAFVWTGWSGETFSLVSNGLFAVCCAGIAWLGLAAPVRPRLAQLCLLIVAAFLLLGKVYSPQFVMWLIPLVVLATPRRRMFWAWQVVEVYHWAGVWMESARITSGGTFGGAWATLWYGSGVVLHVAAVAWICVIVIRDVLDPARDPVRRTALERGAPCVAPGIAEDPNAGPFWGAPDGPLAAAVQRRR; translated from the coding sequence ATGAGCGACCGTGACCGCCCCGCCTCCGGCCCTGCTTCTTGCCGGGTCGCCGTCCTCCTCGGCGCGACGGCGCTGGCCGCCGTCCTCGGCCTGCTGAGCAAGCAGTGGTGCCGCGTGCACGGCTGGGCCGCCCCGGGCGTGCACGTCCACCTGTGCTATTCGGACTTCGCGCAGCTGTTCCCCACGCGGGGCCTGGCCGACGGGCACTTCCCCTTCTCCGCGTCGCTTCCGACGGAGCAGTGGATGGAGTACCCGGCACTGCTGGCCGTCGTCGCGGGGGTCACCTCCTGGCTCGTGCCCGCCGGCGGGTCCCTGCACGAGCGCACCGTGGCCTACTTCGACGTGAACGCGGCGGGCGTGGTGCTCTGCTGGATGGTCACGGTGGTGGCGACGGCGTCCACGGCGCGCGGCCGGTCGCGGGACGCGCTCCTGGTGGCCCTCGCGCCGGGGGTCGTCCTGACCTCGATGCTCAACTGGGACCTGTGGGCGGTCATGCTCGCCGCCCTGGCCCTGTGGGCGTGGTCCGCGGACCGCCCCACGCTCTCGGGCGCGCTCCTCGGCCTGGGCGCCGCCGCGAAGCTCTACCCCCTGTTCTTCTTCGGCGCCCTCCTGGTCCTCGCGCTGCGCACGGGCCGGTGGGCGGGGTTCGGGAGGGCGCTCGCGGCGGGGACGGCGGCGTGGCTGGCCGTGAACCTCCCGTTCATGCTGACGGCGTTCGACCAGTGGGCGCGCTTCTACGCCTTCTCGGGCGAGCGTGCGGTCTCCTTCTCCTCGGTGTGGCTCGCGTTCGTCTGGACCGGATGGTCCGGGGAGACGTTCTCGCTGGTGTCGAACGGGCTGTTCGCGGTGTGCTGCGCGGGGATCGCGTGGCTGGGGCTGGCGGCCCCGGTGCGCCCTCGCCTGGCCCAGCTCTGCCTGCTGATCGTGGCGGCGTTCCTGCTCCTGGGGAAGGTGTACTCGCCGCAGTTCGTGATGTGGCTGATCCCGCTCGTCGTCCTCGCGACGCCGCGGCGCCGGATGTTCTGGGCCTGGCAGGTCGTGGAGGTCTACCACTGGGCCGGAGTCTGGATGGAGTCCGCGCGCATCACGTCCGGCGGGACGTTCGGCGGGGCCTGGGCCACCCTCTGGTACGGCTCGGGAGTGGTGCTGCACGTGGCCGCCGTCGCCTGGATCTGCGTCATCGTCATCCGTGACGTCCTCGACCCGGCGCGGGACCCGGTGCGACGCACCGCCCTCGAGCGGGGCGCGCCGTGCGTCGCCCCGGGCATCGCGGAGGACCCGAACGCGGGCCCGTTCTGGGGCGCGCCGGACGGCCCGCTGGCCGCCGCCGTTCAGCGGCGGAGGTAG
- a CDS encoding DUF2079 domain-containing protein — protein MDRRRAWPAPRERWHLALLLAAFTALAVTHSFLRHRAYESKGYDLGIFDQAIRQYALLKPPIVPVKGVGFHLLGDHFHPVLALLAPAYWIWDDPRVLGIVMALALALAAVPVYLFARRRSGHGLALGAAAALLLSWPFQAMVNWDFHEITLGVPLMAWLVWALDGGRPWTVTALAASLLTVREDMGVTLVAVALVLAIRGHRVQAAVTAVLGVAGYWFATSVAIPRFSPTGSFGYWQFTALGPDLPSSLLFILTRPLSAVGVLVDHPLKIALLLLHLVPLLLLPLLSPLTLLAMPVLLSRLFNDRLTVWSPVFQYDAILAPILLMAALEAAHRLAARREELRRLPTVLVAAALGVSLLGTAVFPLVFPFHRTLTGDMAVTAHARSLDRAVSLIPDGVCVEAPDHVIPHLTTRTYVGLAGDIGDELATWTIVDLQEEEPGGWDPLAPGQVLERARALGFQRVWSEDGVIVLHHPGRAVDRTCSDYLRR, from the coding sequence ATGGATCGCCGGCGCGCGTGGCCCGCTCCGCGGGAGCGATGGCACCTCGCGCTGCTGCTGGCCGCGTTCACGGCCCTGGCCGTGACCCATTCGTTCCTGCGCCACCGGGCCTACGAGTCGAAGGGCTACGACCTGGGGATCTTCGACCAGGCGATCCGGCAGTACGCCCTCCTCAAGCCACCGATCGTGCCGGTCAAGGGGGTGGGCTTCCACCTCCTGGGCGACCACTTCCACCCGGTCCTCGCCCTGCTGGCGCCCGCCTACTGGATCTGGGACGACCCCCGCGTGCTCGGGATCGTCATGGCGCTGGCCCTCGCGCTGGCCGCGGTGCCCGTGTACCTGTTCGCCCGCCGCCGATCGGGCCACGGCCTCGCCCTGGGCGCGGCCGCGGCGCTGCTGCTCTCCTGGCCCTTCCAGGCCATGGTCAACTGGGACTTCCACGAGATCACCCTGGGCGTGCCCCTCATGGCGTGGCTGGTCTGGGCCCTGGACGGGGGCCGCCCGTGGACCGTCACGGCGCTCGCCGCGAGCCTCCTCACGGTGCGCGAGGACATGGGCGTCACGCTCGTGGCGGTGGCGCTGGTGCTCGCGATCCGCGGCCACCGGGTGCAGGCCGCCGTCACCGCGGTCCTGGGCGTGGCCGGCTACTGGTTCGCCACGTCCGTCGCCATCCCCCGCTTCTCCCCCACGGGGAGCTTCGGCTACTGGCAGTTCACGGCGCTCGGCCCGGACCTTCCCTCCTCCCTCCTGTTCATCCTCACGCGGCCGCTCTCCGCCGTCGGGGTGCTGGTGGACCACCCGTTGAAGATCGCCCTGCTGCTCCTGCACCTCGTGCCCCTGCTGCTCCTGCCGCTCCTCAGCCCGTTGACGCTGCTGGCGATGCCCGTCCTGCTCTCTCGCCTCTTCAACGACCGGCTCACCGTGTGGAGCCCCGTCTTCCAGTACGACGCCATCCTGGCGCCCATCCTCCTGATGGCCGCGCTCGAGGCGGCGCACCGGCTGGCGGCCCGGCGGGAGGAGCTGCGGCGGCTGCCCACGGTGCTCGTCGCCGCGGCCCTGGGCGTCTCGCTGCTCGGCACGGCCGTGTTCCCGCTCGTCTTCCCGTTCCACCGCACCCTCACGGGGGACATGGCGGTCACGGCGCACGCGCGCAGCCTTGACCGCGCGGTCTCCCTCATCCCGGACGGCGTGTGCGTCGAGGCCCCGGACCACGTCATCCCCCACCTGACCACGCGGACGTACGTGGGCCTCGCCGGGGACATCGGCGACGAGCTGGCCACCTGGACCATCGTGGACCTGCAGGAGGAGGAGCCCGGCGGGTGGGACCCGCTGGCACCCGGGCAGGTCCTGGAACGCGCCCGCGCCCTCGGCTTCCAACGGGTGTGGTCCGAGGACGGGGTGATCGTGCTCCACCACCCGGGGCGCGCGGTGGACCGGACGTGCTCGGACTACCTCCGCCGCTGA
- a CDS encoding single-stranded DNA-binding protein, whose protein sequence is MQDTITIRGFVATDPAVRHTASGTTVAGFRLATTERRFDRDAGTWVDAHTNWYSVSAFGQLGSNTAQSIKKGNPVIVTGRLRVRDWSTEERSGTSVDVVADAVGLDLGYGSGAFVRNQRASAPREEPREERAAGAEPAEDFGGPAHDAFAPARADRPADDGGEEQEGDERVGEEAARTPGVLTAA, encoded by the coding sequence ATGCAGGACACCATCACCATCCGCGGCTTCGTCGCCACCGACCCCGCCGTCCGCCACACCGCCTCCGGCACCACGGTGGCGGGCTTCCGCCTGGCCACCACGGAGCGGCGCTTCGACCGGGACGCCGGCACGTGGGTGGACGCCCACACCAACTGGTACAGCGTCTCCGCGTTCGGTCAGCTCGGCTCGAACACCGCGCAGTCGATCAAGAAGGGCAACCCCGTGATCGTCACCGGCCGCCTGCGGGTGCGGGACTGGTCCACGGAGGAGCGCTCGGGGACGTCCGTGGACGTCGTGGCGGACGCCGTCGGCCTGGACCTGGGCTACGGCTCGGGGGCCTTCGTGCGCAACCAGCGCGCCTCGGCGCCGCGGGAGGAGCCGCGCGAGGAGCGGGCCGCCGGCGCCGAGCCGGCCGAGGACTTCGGGGGTCCGGCCCATGACGCCTTCGCGCCGGCCCGCGCGGACCGCCCGGCCGACGACGGCGGCGAGGAGCAGGAGGGCGACGAGCGCGTGGGGGAGGAGGCGGCGCGCACCCCGGGCGTGCTCACGGCTGCCTGA
- the ettA gene encoding energy-dependent translational throttle protein EttA produces the protein MAEFIYTMVKARKKVGDKLILDDVTMSFYPGAKIGMVGPNGAGKSTILKIMAGLDEPSNGDARLSPGYSVGILMQEPKLDESKTVLENVQEGVGEIYGKIQRYNQISEEMANPDADFDALMEEMGSLQTDIDAADAWDIDSQLEQAMDALRTPPADEPVTKLSGGERRRVALCKLLLQKPDLLLLDEPTNHLDAESVLWLEQHLAAYPGAVVAVTHDRYFLDHVAQWICEVDRGRLYPYEGNYSTYLETKRARLEVQGKKDAKLAKRLAEELDWVRSNSKGRQAKSKARLARYEEMAAEAEKTRKLDFEEIQIPPGPRLGNTVIEATDLKKGFGDRVLIDGLSFSLPRNGIVGVIGPNGVGKTTLFKTIVGLEPLDGGDLKVGETVKISYVDQSRANIDPEKSLWEVVSDGLDYIKVGNVEMPSRAYVSAFGFKGPDQQKKAGVLSGGERNRLNLALTLKEGGNLLLLDEPTNDLDVETLTSLENALLEFPGCAVVVSHDRWFLDRVATHMLAYEGTAEDPANWYWYEGNFESYEANKVDRLGPDAARPHRVTHRKLTRD, from the coding sequence ATGGCGGAATTCATCTACACGATGGTCAAAGCACGGAAGAAGGTCGGCGACAAGCTGATCCTGGACGATGTGACGATGTCGTTCTATCCGGGCGCGAAGATCGGCATGGTCGGCCCCAACGGCGCCGGCAAGTCCACGATCCTGAAGATCATGGCGGGGCTCGACGAGCCCTCGAACGGCGACGCCCGGCTCTCGCCCGGGTACTCCGTCGGCATCCTCATGCAGGAGCCGAAGCTGGACGAGTCCAAGACCGTCCTGGAGAACGTCCAGGAGGGCGTGGGCGAGATCTACGGCAAGATCCAGCGCTACAACCAGATCTCCGAGGAGATGGCGAATCCGGACGCGGACTTCGACGCCCTGATGGAGGAGATGGGCTCGCTGCAGACGGACATCGACGCCGCCGACGCGTGGGACATCGACTCCCAGCTCGAGCAGGCCATGGACGCCCTTCGCACGCCCCCGGCCGACGAGCCCGTGACCAAGCTCTCCGGCGGTGAGCGCCGCCGCGTGGCCCTGTGCAAGCTCCTGCTCCAGAAGCCGGACCTGCTGCTCCTCGACGAGCCCACCAACCACCTGGACGCGGAGTCCGTGCTGTGGCTCGAGCAGCACCTGGCCGCCTACCCCGGCGCCGTCGTCGCCGTGACCCACGACCGCTACTTCCTGGACCACGTGGCCCAGTGGATCTGCGAGGTCGACCGCGGCCGCCTCTACCCCTACGAGGGCAACTACTCCACGTACCTGGAGACGAAGCGCGCGCGCCTCGAGGTGCAGGGCAAGAAGGACGCCAAGCTCGCCAAGCGCCTCGCCGAGGAGCTCGACTGGGTGCGCTCCAACTCGAAGGGCCGCCAGGCCAAGTCGAAGGCCCGCCTGGCCCGCTACGAGGAGATGGCCGCCGAGGCCGAGAAGACCCGGAAGCTGGACTTCGAGGAGATCCAGATCCCGCCGGGCCCGCGCCTGGGCAACACCGTCATCGAGGCCACGGACCTGAAGAAGGGCTTCGGGGACCGCGTGCTCATCGACGGCCTGTCCTTCTCCCTGCCGCGCAACGGCATCGTGGGCGTCATCGGCCCCAACGGCGTCGGCAAGACCACGCTGTTCAAGACCATCGTGGGGCTCGAGCCCCTCGACGGCGGAGACCTCAAGGTCGGCGAGACCGTGAAGATCTCCTACGTGGACCAGTCCCGCGCGAACATCGACCCCGAGAAGTCGCTGTGGGAGGTCGTCTCGGACGGCCTGGACTACATCAAGGTCGGCAACGTGGAGATGCCCTCCCGCGCCTACGTCTCCGCGTTCGGCTTCAAGGGCCCGGACCAGCAGAAGAAGGCCGGCGTGCTCTCCGGCGGTGAGCGCAACCGCCTCAACCTGGCGCTGACGCTCAAGGAGGGCGGCAACCTGCTGCTCCTCGACGAGCCCACCAACGACCTCGACGTCGAGACGCTGACCTCGCTCGAGAACGCGCTGCTCGAGTTCCCGGGGTGCGCCGTCGTGGTCTCGCACGACCGGTGGTTCCTCG